In the Malus domestica chromosome 16, GDT2T_hap1 genome, one interval contains:
- the LOC103417254 gene encoding uncharacterized protein isoform X1 produces MFVICNLGFLHCSSYVTPTLFRTPNLSLSKHMIAANSPLYSAIPVLRAATPTRKHRCFEALCSSNHLGFSSSNRGLWITRTRMDLLRRFVAGGCFRDPLHQGIKVEIDSGGEDVFAANPKGSAAPEHLVIMVNGIIGSASDWRYAADQFVKKLPDKVIVHRSECSSSRLTFDGVDLMGERLAEEKTAKVLAVIRKRSEVWKISFVAHSLGGLVARYAIGRLYAPFPKSEPSCQNGNWVIDGHTNNLTQSIDQPHHGTIAGLEAMNFITVATPHLGSWGNKQLPFLCGLPFLERRASQTAHFIAGRSGKHLFLTDDDDGRPPLLVRMVNDCDDLKFISALRAFKCRVAYANANYDYMVGWRTSSIRRQYELPKSNLLVTDERYPHIVYIKRETSDHIHIKASSSAQDFNIDLEEEMIRGLTQIPWERVDVSFKKSTQRYIAHNTIQVKSYWFNSDGADVVFHMIDCFLL; encoded by the exons ATGTTTGTTATTTGCAATTTAGGATTCTTGCACTGCTCATCATACGTTACCCCAACACTTTTTCGAAccccaaatctctctctctcaaaacacATGATCGCGGCCAATTCTCCGCTCTATTCCGCAATCCCCGTCCTCCGTGCCGCCACCCCGACGCGAAAGCATCGCTGTTTCGAGGCGCTGTGCTCCAGCAACCACCTGGGCTTTAGCTCCTCCAACCGTGGGCTGTGGATCACTCGGACTCGGATGGACTTGCTCCGCCGATTTGTAGCCGGAGGATGCTTCCGGGACCCCCTTCACCAGGGGATTAAGGTGGAGATCGACAGCGGCGGGGAAGATGTCTTTGCCGCCAACCCCAAGGGCAGCGCCGCCCCGGAACATCTTGTCATTATGGTCAATGGGATCATCGGCAG TGCTTCAGACTGGAGATACGCTGCTGATCAGTTTGTGAAAAAGCTTCCTGATAAAGTAATTGTGCACC GTAGTGAATGTAGCTCTTCAAGATTGACATTTGATGGTGTTGACTTGATGGGTGAGAGGCTAGCTGAAGAG AAAACTGCAAAG GTATTAGCTGTCATCAGAAAGAGGTCTGAGGTGTGGAAAATATCCTTTGTGGCTCATTCCTTAGGTGGGTTGGTTGCAAGGTATGCCATCGGAAGGCTGTATGCACCTTTTCCAAAATCAGAACCGTCGTGTCAAAATGGTAATTGGGTAATTGATGGGCATACAAATAATTTGACACAATCCATTGACCAACCTCACCATGGTACAATTGCTGGACTGGAAGCAATGAACTTTATAACGGTCGCAACACCACATCTTGGTTCATGGGGAAATAAACAG CTCCCATTTCTCTGTGGTCTTCCTTTTCTCGAGAGAAGAGCTTCTCAAACTGCACACTTTATTGCTGGGAGATCTGGGAAGCATCTCTTCCTAACAGACGATGATGATGGCAGACCTCCTCTTCTTGTTCGAATGGTTAATGACTGTGATGACCTAAAATTCAT ATCAGCATTACGTGCATTTAAATGTCGTGTGGCATATGCTAATGCAAATTATGATT ATATGGTTGGGTGGAGAACATCATCAATCCGGCGTCAATATGAACTTCCAAAG TCCAACCTCCTTGTAACCGATGAGAGATATCCACATATTGTATATATCAAGCGAGAAACTTCTGATCATATTCATATTAAAGCATCGTCAAGTGCTCAAGACTTTAACATAGACTTGGAAG AGGAGATGATTAGAGGTCTTACTCAGATACCTTGGGAACGCGTGGATGTTAGCTTTAAGAAAAGCACACAACGATATATTGCTCATAATACCATTCAG GTGAAGAGTTATTGGTTCAATTCTGATGGTGCGGATGTGGTTTTCCATATGATAGATTGCTTCCTTCTCTAA
- the LOC103417254 gene encoding uncharacterized protein isoform X2 — translation MFVICNLGFLHCSSYVTPTLFRTPNLSLSKHMIAANSPLYSAIPVLRAATPTRKHRCFEALCSSNHLGFSSSNRGLWITRTRMDLLRRFVAGGCFRDPLHQGIKVEIDSGGEDVFAANPKGSAAPEHLVIMVNGIIGSASDWRYAADQFVKKLPDKVIVHRYECSSSRLTFDGVDLMGERLAEEKTAKVLAVIRKRSEVWKISFVAHSLGGLVARYAIGRLYAPFPKSEPSCQNGNWVIDGHTNNLTQSIDQPHHGTIAGLEAMNFITVATPHLGSWGNKQLPFLCGLPFLERRASQTAHFIAGRSGKHLFLTDDDDGRPPLLVRMVNDCDDLKFISALRAFKCRVAYANANYDYMVGWRTSSIRRQYELPKSNLLVTDERYPHIVYIKRETSDHIHIKASSSAQDFNIDLEEEMIRGLTQIPWERVDVSFKKSTQRYIAHNTIQVKSYWFNSDGADVVFHMIDCFLL, via the exons ATGTTTGTTATTTGCAATTTAGGATTCTTGCACTGCTCATCATACGTTACCCCAACACTTTTTCGAAccccaaatctctctctctcaaaacacATGATCGCGGCCAATTCTCCGCTCTATTCCGCAATCCCCGTCCTCCGTGCCGCCACCCCGACGCGAAAGCATCGCTGTTTCGAGGCGCTGTGCTCCAGCAACCACCTGGGCTTTAGCTCCTCCAACCGTGGGCTGTGGATCACTCGGACTCGGATGGACTTGCTCCGCCGATTTGTAGCCGGAGGATGCTTCCGGGACCCCCTTCACCAGGGGATTAAGGTGGAGATCGACAGCGGCGGGGAAGATGTCTTTGCCGCCAACCCCAAGGGCAGCGCCGCCCCGGAACATCTTGTCATTATGGTCAATGGGATCATCGGCAG TGCTTCAGACTGGAGATACGCTGCTGATCAGTTTGTGAAAAAGCTTCCTGATAAAGTAATTGTGCACCGTTA TGAATGTAGCTCTTCAAGATTGACATTTGATGGTGTTGACTTGATGGGTGAGAGGCTAGCTGAAGAG AAAACTGCAAAG GTATTAGCTGTCATCAGAAAGAGGTCTGAGGTGTGGAAAATATCCTTTGTGGCTCATTCCTTAGGTGGGTTGGTTGCAAGGTATGCCATCGGAAGGCTGTATGCACCTTTTCCAAAATCAGAACCGTCGTGTCAAAATGGTAATTGGGTAATTGATGGGCATACAAATAATTTGACACAATCCATTGACCAACCTCACCATGGTACAATTGCTGGACTGGAAGCAATGAACTTTATAACGGTCGCAACACCACATCTTGGTTCATGGGGAAATAAACAG CTCCCATTTCTCTGTGGTCTTCCTTTTCTCGAGAGAAGAGCTTCTCAAACTGCACACTTTATTGCTGGGAGATCTGGGAAGCATCTCTTCCTAACAGACGATGATGATGGCAGACCTCCTCTTCTTGTTCGAATGGTTAATGACTGTGATGACCTAAAATTCAT ATCAGCATTACGTGCATTTAAATGTCGTGTGGCATATGCTAATGCAAATTATGATT ATATGGTTGGGTGGAGAACATCATCAATCCGGCGTCAATATGAACTTCCAAAG TCCAACCTCCTTGTAACCGATGAGAGATATCCACATATTGTATATATCAAGCGAGAAACTTCTGATCATATTCATATTAAAGCATCGTCAAGTGCTCAAGACTTTAACATAGACTTGGAAG AGGAGATGATTAGAGGTCTTACTCAGATACCTTGGGAACGCGTGGATGTTAGCTTTAAGAAAAGCACACAACGATATATTGCTCATAATACCATTCAG GTGAAGAGTTATTGGTTCAATTCTGATGGTGCGGATGTGGTTTTCCATATGATAGATTGCTTCCTTCTCTAA
- the LOC103417254 gene encoding uncharacterized protein isoform X4 yields MFVICNLGFLHCSSYVTPTLFRTPNLSLSKHMIAANSPLYSAIPVLRAATPTRKHRCFEALCSSNHLGFSSSNRGLWITRTRMDLLRRFVAGGCFRDPLHQGIKVEIDSGGEDVFAANPKGSAAPEHLVIMVNGIIGSASDWRYAADQFVKKLPDKVIVHRYECSSSRLTFDGVDLMGERLAEEVLAVIRKRSEVWKISFVAHSLGGLVARYAIGRLYAPFPKSEPSCQNGNWVIDGHTNNLTQSIDQPHHGTIAGLEAMNFITVATPHLGSWGNKQLPFLCGLPFLERRASQTAHFIAGRSGKHLFLTDDDDGRPPLLVRMVNDCDDLKFISALRAFKCRVAYANANYDYMVGWRTSSIRRQYELPKSNLLVTDERYPHIVYIKRETSDHIHIKASSSAQDFNIDLEEEMIRGLTQIPWERVDVSFKKSTQRYIAHNTIQVKSYWFNSDGADVVFHMIDCFLL; encoded by the exons ATGTTTGTTATTTGCAATTTAGGATTCTTGCACTGCTCATCATACGTTACCCCAACACTTTTTCGAAccccaaatctctctctctcaaaacacATGATCGCGGCCAATTCTCCGCTCTATTCCGCAATCCCCGTCCTCCGTGCCGCCACCCCGACGCGAAAGCATCGCTGTTTCGAGGCGCTGTGCTCCAGCAACCACCTGGGCTTTAGCTCCTCCAACCGTGGGCTGTGGATCACTCGGACTCGGATGGACTTGCTCCGCCGATTTGTAGCCGGAGGATGCTTCCGGGACCCCCTTCACCAGGGGATTAAGGTGGAGATCGACAGCGGCGGGGAAGATGTCTTTGCCGCCAACCCCAAGGGCAGCGCCGCCCCGGAACATCTTGTCATTATGGTCAATGGGATCATCGGCAG TGCTTCAGACTGGAGATACGCTGCTGATCAGTTTGTGAAAAAGCTTCCTGATAAAGTAATTGTGCACCGTTA TGAATGTAGCTCTTCAAGATTGACATTTGATGGTGTTGACTTGATGGGTGAGAGGCTAGCTGAAGAG GTATTAGCTGTCATCAGAAAGAGGTCTGAGGTGTGGAAAATATCCTTTGTGGCTCATTCCTTAGGTGGGTTGGTTGCAAGGTATGCCATCGGAAGGCTGTATGCACCTTTTCCAAAATCAGAACCGTCGTGTCAAAATGGTAATTGGGTAATTGATGGGCATACAAATAATTTGACACAATCCATTGACCAACCTCACCATGGTACAATTGCTGGACTGGAAGCAATGAACTTTATAACGGTCGCAACACCACATCTTGGTTCATGGGGAAATAAACAG CTCCCATTTCTCTGTGGTCTTCCTTTTCTCGAGAGAAGAGCTTCTCAAACTGCACACTTTATTGCTGGGAGATCTGGGAAGCATCTCTTCCTAACAGACGATGATGATGGCAGACCTCCTCTTCTTGTTCGAATGGTTAATGACTGTGATGACCTAAAATTCAT ATCAGCATTACGTGCATTTAAATGTCGTGTGGCATATGCTAATGCAAATTATGATT ATATGGTTGGGTGGAGAACATCATCAATCCGGCGTCAATATGAACTTCCAAAG TCCAACCTCCTTGTAACCGATGAGAGATATCCACATATTGTATATATCAAGCGAGAAACTTCTGATCATATTCATATTAAAGCATCGTCAAGTGCTCAAGACTTTAACATAGACTTGGAAG AGGAGATGATTAGAGGTCTTACTCAGATACCTTGGGAACGCGTGGATGTTAGCTTTAAGAAAAGCACACAACGATATATTGCTCATAATACCATTCAG GTGAAGAGTTATTGGTTCAATTCTGATGGTGCGGATGTGGTTTTCCATATGATAGATTGCTTCCTTCTCTAA
- the LOC103417254 gene encoding uncharacterized protein isoform X3, whose product MFVICNLGFLHCSSYVTPTLFRTPNLSLSKHMIAANSPLYSAIPVLRAATPTRKHRCFEALCSSNHLGFSSSNRGLWITRTRMDLLRRFVAGGCFRDPLHQGIKVEIDSGGEDVFAANPKGSAAPEHLVIMVNGIIGSASDWRYAADQFVKKLPDKVIVHRSECSSSRLTFDGVDLMGERLAEEVLAVIRKRSEVWKISFVAHSLGGLVARYAIGRLYAPFPKSEPSCQNGNWVIDGHTNNLTQSIDQPHHGTIAGLEAMNFITVATPHLGSWGNKQLPFLCGLPFLERRASQTAHFIAGRSGKHLFLTDDDDGRPPLLVRMVNDCDDLKFISALRAFKCRVAYANANYDYMVGWRTSSIRRQYELPKSNLLVTDERYPHIVYIKRETSDHIHIKASSSAQDFNIDLEEEMIRGLTQIPWERVDVSFKKSTQRYIAHNTIQVKSYWFNSDGADVVFHMIDCFLL is encoded by the exons ATGTTTGTTATTTGCAATTTAGGATTCTTGCACTGCTCATCATACGTTACCCCAACACTTTTTCGAAccccaaatctctctctctcaaaacacATGATCGCGGCCAATTCTCCGCTCTATTCCGCAATCCCCGTCCTCCGTGCCGCCACCCCGACGCGAAAGCATCGCTGTTTCGAGGCGCTGTGCTCCAGCAACCACCTGGGCTTTAGCTCCTCCAACCGTGGGCTGTGGATCACTCGGACTCGGATGGACTTGCTCCGCCGATTTGTAGCCGGAGGATGCTTCCGGGACCCCCTTCACCAGGGGATTAAGGTGGAGATCGACAGCGGCGGGGAAGATGTCTTTGCCGCCAACCCCAAGGGCAGCGCCGCCCCGGAACATCTTGTCATTATGGTCAATGGGATCATCGGCAG TGCTTCAGACTGGAGATACGCTGCTGATCAGTTTGTGAAAAAGCTTCCTGATAAAGTAATTGTGCACC GTAGTGAATGTAGCTCTTCAAGATTGACATTTGATGGTGTTGACTTGATGGGTGAGAGGCTAGCTGAAGAG GTATTAGCTGTCATCAGAAAGAGGTCTGAGGTGTGGAAAATATCCTTTGTGGCTCATTCCTTAGGTGGGTTGGTTGCAAGGTATGCCATCGGAAGGCTGTATGCACCTTTTCCAAAATCAGAACCGTCGTGTCAAAATGGTAATTGGGTAATTGATGGGCATACAAATAATTTGACACAATCCATTGACCAACCTCACCATGGTACAATTGCTGGACTGGAAGCAATGAACTTTATAACGGTCGCAACACCACATCTTGGTTCATGGGGAAATAAACAG CTCCCATTTCTCTGTGGTCTTCCTTTTCTCGAGAGAAGAGCTTCTCAAACTGCACACTTTATTGCTGGGAGATCTGGGAAGCATCTCTTCCTAACAGACGATGATGATGGCAGACCTCCTCTTCTTGTTCGAATGGTTAATGACTGTGATGACCTAAAATTCAT ATCAGCATTACGTGCATTTAAATGTCGTGTGGCATATGCTAATGCAAATTATGATT ATATGGTTGGGTGGAGAACATCATCAATCCGGCGTCAATATGAACTTCCAAAG TCCAACCTCCTTGTAACCGATGAGAGATATCCACATATTGTATATATCAAGCGAGAAACTTCTGATCATATTCATATTAAAGCATCGTCAAGTGCTCAAGACTTTAACATAGACTTGGAAG AGGAGATGATTAGAGGTCTTACTCAGATACCTTGGGAACGCGTGGATGTTAGCTTTAAGAAAAGCACACAACGATATATTGCTCATAATACCATTCAG GTGAAGAGTTATTGGTTCAATTCTGATGGTGCGGATGTGGTTTTCCATATGATAGATTGCTTCCTTCTCTAA